A stretch of Paenibacillus peoriae DNA encodes these proteins:
- a CDS encoding adenosylhomocysteinase, giving the protein MTSHSLQNSIVHDLKLAPEGHLKIDWVEAHMPVLNRIRQQFEQEQPFAGLKVTICLHLEAKTAYLAKVVQAGGAQVTITGSNPLSTQDDVCAALVEDGVTVLAKYNPDPEEFKNLQIKALETKPDLIIDDGGDLVTLLQSERPDLISTIRGGAEETTTGIIRLKALEKEGQLHFPMVAVNDAYCKYLFDNRYGTGQSAFDGIIRTTNLVVAGSTVVVVGYGWCGKGVAMRAKGLGANVVVTEVDPIKAVEAHMDGFHVLPMVEAAKLGDFFITVTGNKAVITGEHFDVMKDGAVLCNAGHFDVEVSKPELAKRSESIRTVRRNIEEYRFKDGRKMYLLAEGRLVNLAAADGHPAEIMDTTFALQALGLKYVNDRYNELGKAVINVPYEIDEQVARFKLDSLGIQIDTLTEDQKIYLDSWNA; this is encoded by the coding sequence ATGACTTCCCATTCTCTGCAAAATAGCATAGTTCACGATCTTAAATTGGCTCCTGAAGGTCATTTGAAAATTGATTGGGTAGAAGCACATATGCCGGTATTGAACCGTATACGTCAACAATTCGAGCAAGAACAGCCTTTTGCTGGTTTGAAGGTAACCATCTGTCTACATCTGGAGGCCAAAACGGCTTATTTGGCTAAAGTGGTACAAGCAGGTGGAGCGCAGGTAACTATTACGGGTAGTAATCCATTGTCCACACAAGATGATGTTTGCGCCGCATTAGTTGAAGATGGCGTTACAGTATTAGCTAAATACAATCCGGACCCAGAAGAATTCAAAAATTTGCAAATCAAGGCACTGGAAACAAAGCCGGATCTCATTATAGATGATGGTGGTGACTTGGTTACTCTGTTGCAATCCGAACGGCCTGATCTGATTTCTACGATCCGTGGGGGAGCAGAGGAGACAACTACTGGCATTATTCGTTTGAAGGCATTGGAAAAAGAAGGGCAACTTCACTTTCCGATGGTGGCTGTTAATGATGCTTACTGCAAATATTTGTTTGACAACCGCTATGGTACAGGACAGTCAGCTTTCGACGGCATTATTCGTACGACTAATCTGGTTGTAGCCGGAAGTACAGTGGTTGTGGTAGGTTATGGCTGGTGTGGCAAAGGGGTTGCAATGCGTGCGAAAGGGTTGGGAGCCAACGTTGTTGTAACCGAAGTTGATCCAATCAAGGCTGTAGAAGCCCATATGGATGGTTTCCATGTGTTACCAATGGTAGAGGCTGCCAAACTGGGTGATTTCTTTATTACAGTAACTGGTAACAAGGCTGTAATTACAGGGGAACACTTTGATGTGATGAAGGATGGGGCTGTGCTGTGTAACGCAGGGCATTTTGATGTGGAGGTTAGTAAGCCTGAGCTTGCTAAACGTTCCGAATCCATTCGTACGGTGCGTCGTAATATTGAGGAATATCGCTTTAAAGATGGACGTAAAATGTATTTGCTGGCAGAAGGACGCCTTGTGAATCTAGCTGCCGCCGATGGTCATCCAGCAGAAATTATGGATACGACATTTGCGCTTCAGGCGCTTGGCTTGAAATACGTGAATGATCGTTATAATGAGCTTGGTAAGGCCGTTATCAATGTACCTTATGAAATTGATGAGCAGGTAGCTCGATTCAAGCTTGATAGTCTGGGAATTCAAATTGACACGTTAACTGAAGACCAAAAGATCTATTTGGACAGCTGGAACGCGTAA
- the bshC gene encoding bacillithiol biosynthesis cysteine-adding enzyme BshC translates to MKIIPETLRGGSALAEDYIQGTGRASDLYEYNVLHADAYAQRAKWLDKTGHLRLNRKDVVACLRIYNEKYNSHEAVRASLDRLDSPDALVVAGGQQSGLFTGPMLVIYKAATIIKAAREAEERLGRPVIPVFWIAGEDHDWDEVNHTYVMANDPQAVKIKLNKQLERRSSVSAIKVDTVEWKQAIADIEQSLPDSEHKADIMRMIENGLTDSYGLSEAFAKLLGLLFGSYGLVLLDSADPSLRKLEASVFKRLVQHNDELEQAYRTTATRIVDYGYHLQADVHEGGANLFYIHEDERLLLFKKAGLFTDRHGLVVFTVDELLEEIDRHPERFSNNVLTRPLMQDSMFPVLASVLGLGEIAYWAITRDAFGVLEMQMPILLPRMSFTLVESGVEKHMLKYELSFGQVRDGLEERKKQWIATQDQLGMQDQFSGAKEAFVRMYEPLVQQTGLIEKGLLRLGETNRDKILSQIAYLEAKVQEALLRQNETALRQWDRIEWSLFPFGQPQERAYTIYHFLNRYGLSLMDTIMNVPLDLTGTHRVIYV, encoded by the coding sequence ATGAAAATAATTCCGGAAACGCTTCGCGGAGGGTCGGCTTTGGCAGAAGATTATATACAGGGTACGGGACGCGCAAGCGATTTGTATGAGTATAATGTGCTGCACGCCGATGCTTATGCCCAACGGGCGAAGTGGCTGGATAAGACGGGGCATCTGCGATTAAACCGTAAGGATGTCGTAGCATGTCTTCGTATATACAATGAGAAATACAATTCGCATGAGGCGGTTCGTGCTTCATTGGACCGTCTGGATAGTCCAGATGCCTTAGTAGTAGCTGGCGGACAGCAAAGCGGACTGTTCACAGGTCCGATGCTGGTCATTTACAAAGCCGCTACAATTATTAAGGCAGCGAGAGAAGCTGAGGAACGGCTTGGACGTCCGGTTATCCCCGTCTTCTGGATTGCTGGCGAAGATCATGACTGGGATGAGGTCAATCATACATACGTAATGGCAAATGACCCACAAGCCGTCAAAATCAAGCTGAATAAGCAACTAGAACGCCGTTCTTCGGTTAGTGCGATTAAAGTTGATACTGTTGAGTGGAAGCAAGCGATAGCGGATATAGAGCAAAGCTTGCCAGATTCAGAACATAAGGCTGATATAATGCGCATGATTGAGAACGGATTAACGGACTCATATGGACTGAGTGAAGCCTTTGCCAAGTTGCTGGGCCTTTTGTTCGGCAGCTATGGATTAGTACTTTTGGATTCAGCAGATCCTTCGCTACGCAAGCTGGAAGCATCCGTTTTTAAGCGGCTGGTTCAGCACAATGATGAGTTGGAGCAGGCTTACCGGACGACTGCCACGCGGATCGTAGATTATGGCTATCATTTACAAGCGGATGTGCATGAAGGCGGCGCGAATCTCTTTTATATCCATGAAGATGAACGTTTGCTGCTTTTCAAAAAAGCTGGGCTATTCACAGATCGACACGGTCTGGTGGTGTTTACTGTGGATGAACTGCTTGAAGAGATAGATAGACATCCCGAACGTTTTAGTAATAATGTGCTAACTCGTCCTCTAATGCAGGATTCAATGTTTCCGGTGCTGGCATCTGTGCTGGGTCTAGGAGAGATTGCTTACTGGGCGATTACACGGGATGCTTTCGGGGTGTTGGAGATGCAGATGCCGATACTGCTGCCACGGATGTCTTTTACGTTGGTAGAGTCAGGTGTGGAGAAGCATATGCTTAAGTATGAATTAAGTTTTGGTCAAGTTCGAGACGGACTTGAGGAACGGAAAAAGCAATGGATTGCCACTCAAGACCAGCTTGGAATGCAGGATCAGTTTTCCGGGGCAAAGGAAGCTTTTGTCCGCATGTACGAACCGCTTGTGCAGCAGACAGGTTTGATTGAAAAAGGTTTGCTACGGCTTGGAGAAACCAACCGCGATAAGATTCTGTCACAGATCGCCTATCTGGAGGCAAAAGTTCAGGAAGCGTTGCTTCGACAAAATGAAACAGCACTTCGCCAGTGGGATCGTATTGAATGGTCGCTTTTCCCATTTGGACAGCCGCAGGAGCGGGCGTATACGATCTATCATTTTCTGAATCGTTATGGTCTCAGTCTGATGGATACGATTATGAATGTACCATTGGATTTGACGGGGACGCATCGTGTTATTTATGTATAA
- a CDS encoding ABC transporter ATP-binding protein: protein MVSSNNLIEVEGLKKYFNVGKNRVLKAVDNLNFYIREGETLGMVGESGCGKSTAGRTILRLYEPTAGSVRFNGTDIYKLSPSKMKAMRRDMQMIFQDPYASLNPRFTVSDIIGEALDIHNMAGSRAERKKRIEELLDLVGLNPDHATRYPHEFSGGQRQRIGIARALAVNPKFIICDEPISALDVSIQAQVVNLLKELQERLGLTYLFIAHDLSMVKHISDRVAVMYMGRMVELAESAELYANPIHPYTKMLLSAIPLPDPEVEANKKRIIMPGDQAGPIHDASGNKTGAYNLENATLIEVSKGHFVAEPYA from the coding sequence ATGGTGAGTAGCAACAATTTAATTGAGGTTGAAGGTCTTAAAAAGTATTTTAATGTTGGCAAAAACCGTGTGCTCAAAGCGGTGGACAACCTGAATTTCTATATTCGTGAGGGTGAAACGCTGGGTATGGTTGGCGAATCCGGCTGTGGTAAGTCTACAGCGGGTCGTACGATTTTGCGCTTGTATGAACCTACAGCAGGAAGCGTACGTTTTAACGGGACGGATATTTACAAATTATCACCGAGTAAAATGAAAGCCATGCGCCGTGATATGCAGATGATCTTTCAAGATCCGTATGCATCATTGAACCCGCGTTTTACTGTTTCTGATATTATTGGTGAGGCGCTGGATATTCACAATATGGCGGGTAGCCGTGCAGAACGTAAGAAACGGATTGAAGAGTTACTTGATCTGGTTGGTTTGAACCCTGACCATGCAACACGCTATCCGCATGAGTTTTCTGGTGGTCAACGTCAGCGGATCGGTATTGCACGCGCACTAGCGGTTAATCCTAAATTCATCATTTGTGATGAGCCGATTTCAGCTCTTGACGTATCTATCCAGGCTCAGGTTGTCAACCTGCTAAAAGAGCTTCAAGAACGTTTGGGTCTGACATATCTGTTCATTGCGCATGATCTGTCGATGGTTAAGCACATCAGTGATCGGGTAGCTGTAATGTATATGGGTAGAATGGTCGAGCTTGCAGAAAGCGCTGAGTTGTATGCAAATCCGATCCATCCTTATACGAAAATGCTTTTGTCGGCGATCCCACTTCCTGATCCAGAAGTAGAAGCTAACAAAAAACGGATTATTATGCCAGGCGACCAAGCAGGCCCGATTCATGATGCATCTGGCAATAAGACAGGGGCTTATAACCTGGAAAATGCCACGCTTATCGAAGTGTCTAAAGGACATTTTGTAGCTGAGCCTTACGCCTGA
- a CDS encoding ABC transporter permease, whose amino-acid sequence MSVKDNAVNLDKLQVKPEDFQKIGVDEKQSEVIQRESLSAWRDAWERLRKNKVAMTSLIVLVLIVLFSLIGPILSPYNYYSNDLLSTNLPPSAEHWFGTDDLGRDMFVRTWMGARISLTIGLAAALIDLLIGVIYGGIMGYFGGRVDEIMNKFSEILYSIPYLLVTILLLVVLEPSITTIIIALCVTGWINMSWIVRGEMMQLKNREFVLASRSMGAGAGRLLFRHLLPNAVGPIIVTLTLSVPTAIFSEAFLSFLGLGVPNPEASLGSMIESALTGWMYYPWRMLFPAGLISLIMLAFNLFGDGLRDALDPKLKK is encoded by the coding sequence ATGTCTGTGAAAGACAATGCTGTGAATTTGGATAAACTTCAGGTGAAACCGGAAGATTTCCAAAAAATAGGTGTCGATGAAAAGCAGTCTGAAGTTATTCAGCGAGAAAGCTTATCTGCTTGGCGCGATGCCTGGGAACGACTTCGTAAAAACAAGGTTGCAATGACTAGCTTGATTGTTTTAGTTCTGATTGTGCTTTTTTCTTTAATCGGCCCGATATTGTCACCCTATAATTATTACTCTAATGATTTACTCAGCACGAATCTGCCACCTTCCGCGGAGCATTGGTTCGGTACGGATGATCTTGGACGTGATATGTTTGTCCGTACATGGATGGGAGCACGGATTTCCTTGACGATAGGTCTGGCTGCAGCTTTGATTGATTTGCTGATTGGTGTTATTTATGGTGGAATTATGGGTTACTTTGGTGGCCGCGTTGATGAAATCATGAATAAATTTTCTGAAATCTTGTACTCCATTCCTTACTTGCTTGTTACGATCCTGTTGCTGGTTGTACTGGAGCCAAGTATCACTACAATCATTATTGCGCTTTGTGTGACCGGGTGGATTAACATGTCGTGGATTGTACGTGGTGAAATGATGCAACTCAAAAACAGAGAGTTTGTACTTGCTTCCCGTTCCATGGGTGCTGGAGCAGGTCGTTTGCTTTTCCGCCACCTCTTGCCTAATGCAGTAGGTCCGATCATCGTTACATTGACGTTGAGCGTTCCGACCGCTATTTTTTCCGAAGCTTTCCTGAGCTTCCTCGGGTTAGGGGTACCGAATCCGGAGGCATCGCTGGGTTCAATGATTGAATCAGCTCTGACCGGGTGGATGTATTACCCGTGGCGGATGCTTTTCCCGGCAGGTTTGATCAGTTTGATTATGCTTGCGTTCAACCTTTTTGGCGACGGCTTGCGTGATGCGCTTGATCCGAAGTTGAAGAAATAG
- a CDS encoding ABC transporter permease: MARYLISKFIFMLISLLILISATFFLMKAIPGNPFMSERATSPEIQARLMEQYGLDKPVYVQYFKYLGDIVTGDFGISMKKLNQDVSDIIGQTFMVSLKLGLVAIIVSIIVGILLGMLAALYHRRLIDTVAMILAILGIAVPSFVLASLIQFFFAQKLELFNVMGFEGPMDYVLPVAALSAQPIAFIARLTRSSMIEVLHADYIKTAKAKGLKSITIMFKHVVRNAILPVVTYVGPMTANIITGSVVIERIFGIGGIGKVFVESITSRDYTMIMGITIFYGVLLMLARFITDVAYGFIDPRIKLSGGKEG; encoded by the coding sequence TATTTCTTTGCTCATTCTGATCTCTGCGACGTTCTTTCTGATGAAGGCAATTCCAGGTAACCCTTTTATGAGCGAAAGAGCGACGTCTCCTGAGATTCAAGCCCGATTAATGGAACAGTATGGGTTGGATAAGCCTGTATATGTACAATATTTTAAATACTTAGGTGATATTGTTACGGGTGATTTTGGTATTTCTATGAAAAAATTGAATCAAGATGTGAGCGACATTATTGGACAGACCTTTATGGTATCATTAAAATTAGGTCTGGTAGCAATTATTGTCTCCATTATTGTCGGTATTTTACTAGGCATGCTGGCGGCTTTGTACCATCGTAGACTCATTGATACCGTAGCGATGATATTGGCAATTCTAGGTATTGCGGTTCCCAGCTTCGTTTTGGCATCATTAATCCAGTTCTTTTTTGCCCAAAAGTTGGAATTGTTTAATGTTATGGGTTTTGAGGGCCCAATGGACTACGTTCTGCCTGTTGCGGCTTTGTCCGCTCAACCAATTGCGTTTATTGCACGATTGACGCGTTCCAGTATGATAGAAGTACTGCATGCAGATTATATCAAAACGGCCAAAGCTAAAGGCTTGAAATCCATTACGATCATGTTCAAGCACGTTGTGCGGAATGCTATTTTGCCAGTTGTTACCTACGTAGGTCCAATGACAGCGAATATTATTACCGGATCTGTGGTTATTGAACGGATTTTCGGGATTGGCGGTATTGGTAAAGTGTTTGTGGAAAGTATCACAAGCCGTGATTACACTATGATTATGGGGATAACGATTTTTTACGGTGTTTTGCTTATGTTAGCGCGTTTTATTACAGATGTCGCGTATGGGTTTATTGATCCTCGGATTAAGCTGTCCGGCGGGAAGGAGGGGTAA